A stretch of the Filimonas lacunae genome encodes the following:
- a CDS encoding glycosyltransferase, translating into MILSICYSIWILIQLLVGVHLVIPVVLYLFHLLTGKRPITNSVAVEADYAVIVTAYEQTSMLSSVVDSLLAMNYENYLIYIVADNCDITGLHFNSNKVVLLKPETVLAGNTRSHFYAIHRFKRAHERLTIIDSDNLVHPDYLKELNVYFDKGFQAVQGVRQAKNLNTTLACLDAARDIYYHFYDGKILFELGSSATLAGSGMAFTTVLYRQCLEHRDINGAGFDKVLQAAIVQKDLRIAFVENAIVYDEKTAGANQLVSQRARWINTWFKYFTLGFRLMASGIRNASRNQFLFGVILVRPPLFIFLILSVLFMGINLLLHSWFAAAWLAGLLLFVTGFIIPLLKPGIDVRVYRSLVKIPKFMFLQVLSLLSARNANKKSVASKHTYSSKIDDVLANK; encoded by the coding sequence ATGATACTTTCAATATGCTATAGCATATGGATTTTGATACAGTTGCTGGTAGGAGTACACCTGGTAATACCTGTGGTCCTGTACCTGTTTCATCTGTTAACAGGTAAAAGACCCATTACCAATAGTGTTGCTGTTGAAGCTGATTATGCGGTGATTGTAACTGCATATGAACAAACCAGTATGCTGTCTTCGGTAGTGGATTCATTGCTGGCAATGAATTACGAGAACTACCTTATTTATATAGTAGCAGATAACTGTGATATTACCGGGCTGCATTTTAACAGTAACAAGGTGGTGCTTTTAAAACCTGAAACGGTGCTGGCGGGTAATACACGTTCTCATTTTTATGCCATCCATCGCTTCAAACGTGCGCATGAAAGGCTTACGATTATTGATAGTGATAACCTGGTGCATCCCGATTACCTGAAAGAACTAAACGTATACTTTGATAAAGGGTTTCAGGCTGTACAGGGGGTAAGGCAGGCTAAGAACCTGAATACCACACTGGCTTGCCTGGATGCTGCCCGGGATATTTATTATCATTTTTACGATGGCAAAATTTTATTTGAACTGGGATCGTCTGCTACGCTGGCAGGTTCGGGAATGGCTTTTACCACTGTGCTCTATCGTCAATGCCTGGAACACCGGGATATTAATGGTGCTGGTTTTGATAAAGTGCTACAGGCGGCTATCGTTCAAAAAGACCTGCGTATTGCTTTTGTGGAAAACGCCATCGTGTATGATGAAAAAACAGCAGGAGCCAACCAGCTTGTTTCACAACGTGCCCGGTGGATAAATACCTGGTTCAAATATTTTACACTGGGCTTTCGCTTAATGGCATCCGGAATCAGAAATGCCAGCAGAAACCAGTTTTTGTTTGGCGTAATCCTGGTAAGGCCGCCTTTATTCATATTCCTGATACTGTCTGTATTATTCATGGGTATTAACCTGTTGCTACATTCCTGGTTTGCGGCCGCCTGGCTGGCTGGCCTGTTGCTGTTTGTTACCGGGTTTATTATTCCGTTATTAAAACCAGGCATTGATGTAAGGGTATACAGGTCGCTGGTTAAAATTCCGAAGTTTATGTTTTTGCAGGTACTCTCTTTATTGAGTGCACGGAATGCCAATAAAAAATCAGTAGCGTCTAAGCATACCTATTCTTCTAAAATAGATGATGTGTTAGCTAATAAATAA
- the idi gene encoding isopentenyl-diphosphate Delta-isomerase yields the protein MEEVTLVDEFDREVGTMEKMTAHREAALHRAFSVFIFNSKGDMLLQQRAVQKYHSGGLWTNACCSHPKPGENIMQAAQKRLQEEMGFTTELEKAFDFIYRAELDNNLIEHELDHVFIGEYNGLILPDAAEVKDYCFKSIESILESLQLQPHKYTAWFHIALPRVIEWVDIRKGIIVE from the coding sequence ATGGAAGAGGTTACTTTAGTAGATGAATTTGACCGTGAGGTTGGTACAATGGAGAAAATGACAGCTCATAGAGAAGCTGCTTTACACAGGGCATTTAGCGTATTTATTTTTAATAGTAAGGGTGATATGCTTTTGCAGCAACGTGCTGTTCAAAAATATCATAGCGGAGGATTGTGGACCAATGCATGTTGTAGTCATCCCAAGCCTGGCGAGAATATTATGCAGGCTGCGCAAAAGCGCTTACAGGAAGAAATGGGCTTTACTACTGAATTAGAAAAAGCTTTCGATTTTATTTATAGGGCAGAGTTAGATAATAATCTTATTGAACATGAATTAGACCATGTGTTTATTGGGGAGTATAATGGCTTGATTCTGCCTGATGCTGCTGAAGTAAAAGATTATTGTTTTAAAAGCATAGAAAGCATTCTGGAGTCTTTACAATTACAGCCACACAAGTATACAGCCTGGTTTCATATAGCATTGCCTCGTGTGATAGAATGGGTTGATATTCGTAAAGGGATTATCGTGGAATAA
- a CDS encoding glycosyltransferase, whose amino-acid sequence MLKGKNIIILGSAKFDSPIESTTITIARFLAAENTVYYIDYPLTWKDYFDAGKKEEVNRRKPFFFSSALMSSDLPGFHIGIVPPVASINILPEGKLYRAALRFNQQRIIGKIKKLIRRYSITDYIFINSFNFHYPDIAAGLRPSLTAYHCVDPLVVDYDKKHGVISEKILVSQSDLVVCTSRQLYEEKKLQNKDSYFIANAADVSHSSKALNDDVKVYDAIAALPSPVMGYFGNIERRMDFDLLKQVVAENKDKSFAFVGPYSKEFVPDWFFHTPNIHLIGKVPYQDMPAVVKGFDVAMIPFKKDEFSRTIFPLKLFEYLGAGKPVIATDFNPDLQEFTEDAVFYCASADAFTAAIEKALAEENEVGKKQQRIHIAAQNTWDKRGQAFSELLASYLKPSSNPQHS is encoded by the coding sequence ATGCTTAAGGGAAAAAACATTATAATACTGGGTTCTGCAAAGTTTGATTCGCCTATCGAATCAACTACTATTACTATTGCCAGGTTTCTGGCGGCAGAGAATACAGTGTACTATATTGATTATCCCTTAACCTGGAAAGATTATTTTGATGCAGGTAAAAAAGAGGAAGTCAACAGAAGAAAGCCTTTTTTCTTCAGCTCTGCATTAATGAGCAGCGATTTGCCAGGGTTTCATATTGGCATTGTTCCTCCTGTGGCATCTATTAATATTTTACCCGAAGGCAAATTGTACAGAGCAGCTTTGCGCTTTAACCAGCAGCGGATTATCGGGAAAATAAAAAAGCTGATCCGCAGGTATAGCATCACAGACTATATTTTCATTAATTCTTTCAATTTTCACTATCCTGATATCGCAGCAGGGCTTAGGCCTTCTCTTACTGCCTATCACTGTGTTGATCCGCTGGTAGTTGACTATGATAAGAAGCATGGAGTGATATCCGAAAAGATACTGGTAAGCCAGAGCGATCTGGTAGTATGCACCAGCAGACAGCTGTACGAAGAAAAGAAGCTGCAGAACAAGGATTCCTATTTTATTGCCAATGCGGCGGATGTATCACACAGCAGCAAAGCATTGAACGATGATGTAAAAGTGTATGATGCTATAGCTGCATTACCCTCTCCGGTGATGGGCTACTTTGGCAATATTGAGCGGAGAATGGATTTTGATTTGCTAAAACAGGTGGTGGCCGAAAACAAGGATAAAAGCTTTGCTTTTGTTGGGCCTTATTCTAAAGAATTTGTACCGGACTGGTTTTTTCATACGCCTAACATTCACCTGATTGGTAAGGTGCCTTACCAGGATATGCCGGCAGTGGTAAAAGGGTTTGATGTGGCTATGATCCCTTTTAAGAAAGATGAATTCAGCAGAACTATTTTTCCGCTAAAACTATTTGAATACCTGGGAGCGGGCAAGCCGGTTATAGCTACTGACTTTAACCCCGATTTACAGGAGTTTACAGAAGATGCCGTATTTTATTGTGCGTCGGCAGATGCTTTTACAGCAGCTATTGAGAAAGCGCTGGCAGAGGAGAATGAGGTGGGTAAAAAGCAGCAACGTATTCACATTGCCGCGCAAAATACCTGGGATAAAAGAGGACAGGCTTTTTCTGAGTTGCTGGCATCCTATTTAAAACCTTCATCAAATCCTCAACACTCATAA
- a CDS encoding FAD-dependent oxidoreductase → MKVAVIGAGPAGITAAYQLSKQLKEVDIYESSDAVGGLAKTISLWNQKVDLGPHRFFSNDVRVNELWLELAGTDYEMVNRLTRIYYKKRFFHYPLKPFNALKNLGLIEAGRSLTSYGVQKMRKGTDESSFEGWVTSRFGKRLFEIFFKTYTEKLWGISTRELNADFAAQRIKKLSLWEAIINGFTGGKGNKHKTLVDQFAYPTDGSGIIYERMADFIQKQGGHVYLNTPVKRVLTRDNTAYALELEDGTIKEYDQIISSMPLSLLTQRLPDVPESIQQHASSLTYRNTVIVFLNVQAKDLFPDNWIYVHSNDLRMGRLTNFRNWVPGLYGEENSTICALEYWCYDSDEFWKWDNDKLINLAKEELKRTGLIKDAAITDGLVYRIPRCYPVYSANYKHHLQPIEQYLSSIQNLQVIGRYGAFKYNNQDHSILMGRLAAENILNKAHHNLWEINTDYESYQESCVITKTGLQKQ, encoded by the coding sequence TTGAAAGTAGCTGTTATAGGGGCTGGACCGGCAGGAATCACTGCTGCGTACCAGTTATCAAAACAATTAAAGGAAGTTGATATTTACGAATCTTCAGATGCAGTAGGAGGGCTGGCTAAAACTATTAGCTTGTGGAATCAAAAGGTAGATCTGGGGCCTCATCGTTTTTTTAGTAACGATGTGAGGGTGAATGAACTATGGCTGGAACTGGCGGGAACCGATTATGAAATGGTCAACAGGTTAACCCGTATTTATTATAAGAAACGCTTTTTCCATTATCCGCTGAAGCCTTTTAATGCCCTGAAAAATCTGGGTCTGATAGAAGCAGGCCGTAGCTTAACCAGCTATGGTGTACAAAAAATGCGTAAGGGAACAGATGAATCCTCTTTTGAAGGCTGGGTTACAAGCCGCTTTGGAAAAAGACTGTTTGAAATTTTCTTTAAAACTTACACCGAAAAACTCTGGGGCATTTCTACCCGTGAGCTGAACGCCGATTTTGCCGCACAGCGTATTAAAAAGCTTTCTTTATGGGAGGCTATTATCAACGGTTTTACCGGGGGAAAAGGCAACAAGCATAAAACATTGGTAGATCAGTTTGCATATCCTACTGATGGATCGGGTATCATTTACGAGCGGATGGCTGATTTTATACAAAAACAAGGTGGCCATGTGTACCTGAATACGCCTGTAAAAAGGGTGCTTACCCGTGATAATACTGCTTATGCACTGGAGCTGGAAGATGGAACCATCAAAGAATACGATCAGATTATCTCTTCCATGCCGCTGTCATTACTTACGCAACGACTGCCAGATGTTCCAGAATCTATTCAGCAACATGCGTCCAGCCTTACTTACAGAAATACGGTGATCGTTTTCCTGAATGTGCAGGCGAAGGACTTATTTCCGGATAACTGGATTTATGTACATAGCAATGATTTACGCATGGGACGGCTTACCAATTTCAGAAACTGGGTGCCTGGATTGTACGGAGAGGAGAATAGCACCATCTGTGCGTTGGAATACTGGTGTTATGATAGCGATGAGTTCTGGAAATGGGATAATGATAAACTCATTAATTTAGCCAAAGAAGAGTTGAAGCGTACCGGATTAATTAAAGATGCGGCTATCACTGATGGATTGGTATACAGGATACCAAGGTGCTACCCGGTATATAGTGCCAATTATAAACATCACCTGCAGCCCATTGAACAATATCTTTCCTCCATACAGAATTTGCAGGTAATTGGTCGCTATGGTGCTTTTAAATATAATAACCAGGACCATAGCATTTTAATGGGAAGGCTGGCAGCAGAGAATATCCTGAATAAAGCGCATCACAATCTTTGGGAAATTAATACCGACTATGAGTCTTACCAGGAGTCGTGCGTGATTACGAAAACAGGTTTACAGAAACAATAA
- a CDS encoding GumC domain-containing protein, with protein MEILNFLKALYRRRLLLIIIPIVTVIITYFLVRHMPDQYISRARISTGLTDASQHIPGQPESQENELVRDFSNMIQIIMLKQTLDQVSYQLMLHDLGSKQPFRKPSKLLEAYSEQEKQEAILEFTNLHKKQGELLPDSKLHTRLYDLVKSMKYDEGSIRNTIQVYRVSNSDYIDVESESENADLSAFIANTVTSEFISIYAARVAGNRTKTSDWLYRLLMEKLAAMNAKMEKLKNYKIQNHILNLQEQAKALYGQISDFETRREVTEREIVSTEAALQGIENKFSPKDRKYLEGTMTGVQQEILVLKDQLKMLNQQYVTSNFNQGIKLKMDSLRNKLGDKIAESSDKYIYSPLSAKTELVSEKLKLEVALDLSKNSVSSISNELTRLNSRLYHLVPHEAMVQSFETDIDVASREYLEILNKWNEFNMGTGSTNKLKQVEMAIAGPPQPSKKMLLVILSGVISFVFCTFIIFILFMMNNAIEDGQLLANKTGIPVLGTVNLVKRGNIDLHSIWSDTSENTRLLKNQLRALRLEIGSDLSEQDKILGITSLEAKEGKTFLAVNLAYAWSVANSKVLLIDGNFSNPAITNLVKPATFIEDYLSGKASLSGQQDGNLTILGNRGGDASLMEIADRATIQEKLQALKQKFDFIIIDTATLDVMDNAKEWLIVSDKTVAVFESGKSVSASKKEQLQYLAEEQRMLGWIVNKA; from the coding sequence ATGGAAATCCTCAATTTTTTAAAGGCACTGTATCGCCGCAGGCTGCTGTTGATCATCATCCCGATTGTCACAGTCATTATCACGTACTTCCTGGTACGTCATATGCCTGACCAATATATATCACGCGCACGCATTTCAACTGGTTTAACAGATGCTTCCCAACATATTCCGGGACAGCCAGAGAGCCAGGAAAATGAACTGGTGCGTGATTTCAGTAACATGATCCAGATTATCATGTTAAAACAGACATTGGACCAGGTTTCTTACCAGTTAATGTTGCACGATCTGGGTTCGAAACAGCCGTTCCGAAAACCCAGCAAATTGCTGGAAGCTTATTCCGAACAGGAGAAGCAGGAAGCCATTCTGGAATTTACCAATCTGCATAAAAAGCAGGGAGAGCTGTTGCCCGATTCCAAACTTCATACAAGATTATATGATCTGGTGAAGTCTATGAAGTACGATGAAGGCTCTATCAGAAATACGATCCAGGTATACCGCGTAAGCAACAGTGATTATATTGATGTAGAATCCGAATCGGAGAATGCAGACTTATCTGCTTTTATAGCCAATACTGTTACCAGCGAGTTTATCAGCATTTATGCTGCGCGGGTAGCAGGCAACAGAACTAAAACCAGTGACTGGTTGTATCGTCTGTTAATGGAAAAACTGGCTGCTATGAACGCCAAGATGGAGAAGCTGAAAAACTACAAAATTCAGAACCATATTTTAAATCTGCAGGAACAGGCAAAAGCGCTCTATGGCCAGATCTCCGATTTTGAAACCAGAAGAGAGGTTACGGAAAGAGAAATTGTAAGTACAGAAGCCGCGTTGCAGGGAATAGAGAATAAATTTTCGCCTAAAGACAGAAAGTACCTGGAAGGTACTATGACAGGTGTACAGCAGGAAATACTGGTGTTGAAAGACCAGCTTAAAATGCTGAATCAGCAATATGTAACCAGCAATTTTAACCAGGGCATCAAACTAAAAATGGATTCTCTGCGTAATAAGCTGGGTGATAAAATTGCGGAGTCTTCCGATAAATACATCTACAGTCCGCTGAGTGCTAAAACCGAACTGGTGAGCGAAAAGTTGAAACTGGAAGTGGCATTAGACCTGTCTAAAAACAGTGTATCTTCTATAAGCAATGAGCTCACCCGATTAAACAGCCGCTTGTATCACCTGGTGCCGCATGAAGCAATGGTACAGTCTTTTGAAACTGATATCGATGTGGCTTCGCGCGAATACCTGGAAATACTGAATAAATGGAATGAGTTTAATATGGGCACCGGTTCTACCAACAAACTGAAACAGGTAGAAATGGCCATAGCAGGCCCGCCGCAGCCATCTAAAAAAATGCTGTTGGTGATTTTGTCTGGTGTTATCAGTTTTGTGTTTTGCACCTTCATCATCTTTATCCTGTTTATGATGAACAATGCGATAGAAGATGGCCAGCTGCTGGCTAATAAAACTGGTATACCTGTTTTAGGAACTGTCAACCTGGTCAAGCGAGGGAATATTGATTTACATTCCATCTGGTCTGATACTTCTGAAAATACACGGTTGTTGAAAAATCAACTACGTGCATTGCGATTGGAAATAGGAAGTGATTTGAGCGAACAGGATAAAATATTGGGTATTACCAGTCTGGAAGCGAAAGAAGGAAAAACGTTTTTAGCCGTAAACCTGGCGTATGCGTGGTCGGTGGCTAACAGCAAGGTATTGCTGATAGATGGTAATTTTTCTAACCCTGCCATTACCAACCTGGTAAAACCGGCAACATTTATAGAAGACTATCTGTCTGGTAAAGCTTCCTTATCAGGTCAGCAGGATGGTAATCTTACCATATTAGGAAACAGGGGCGGTGATGCTTCTTTAATGGAAATTGCAGATCGTGCTACTATACAAGAAAAACTGCAGGCGTTAAAGCAAAAATTCGATTTCATTATAATAGATACCGCAACACTGGATGTGATGGACAACGCCAAAGAATGGCTGATTGTATCCGACAAAACAGTGGCTGTGTTTGAATCGGGTAAATCGGTTTCTGCATCTAAAAAAGAACAGTTACAATACCTGGCAGAAGAACAGCGCATGTTGGGCTGGATAGTAAATAAGGCATAA
- a CDS encoding O-antigen ligase family protein, whose translation MNISRISIPLEQGKHKRKRLLTALLCCLLMAGSGVLAVLIAKGGMAYGVMAMIMVVALPAVFAIIAYPSFGILVLLLLAYTIMFIIRLNVTSFPLGTLMDGLEALLILGFLIKQKFNPDWSFIKKPVSIVISIWIGYCLFEVVNPAAASRLAWVYTIRSLALVMLMYFIFMYNIRSVQLIRIIIGMWLTLAFIAAIYAFKQEYIGFSSFEEASLADPLTAALYFIDGHWRKFSIFSDPVAFSYNMAICCLMCVALIWGPTPRWLKVILGIMILVYFRAMLFSGTRGAYVLIPVAMLLYFILTFTKKLLPFAIFGAVVFIILIKMPTHNPTLYRFQTAFAPSDDASYNVRKQNQKRVQPYILAHPIGGGLGATGAWGVRFAPGSFLANFPPDSGYMRVAAEMGWVGLFLFCMLMFVIMKTGINNFYKIRDPELKSMCLGMTLIVFALNIGNFPQEAIVQYPTNIYFYLVAALINVTLQLDIQKRENQVV comes from the coding sequence ATGAATATTAGCCGTATATCCATTCCATTAGAGCAGGGTAAACACAAAAGAAAGCGTTTACTTACTGCACTACTTTGCTGCTTGTTAATGGCCGGCTCTGGTGTATTGGCTGTTCTTATCGCTAAAGGAGGGATGGCTTATGGCGTTATGGCTATGATTATGGTAGTAGCCTTACCTGCTGTATTTGCTATTATAGCTTATCCGTCTTTTGGTATCCTCGTATTATTGCTACTGGCCTATACTATTATGTTTATTATCCGGTTAAATGTAACCAGTTTTCCACTGGGCACATTGATGGATGGGTTGGAAGCATTGCTGATACTGGGTTTTCTGATAAAACAAAAATTTAACCCGGACTGGTCTTTTATTAAAAAGCCTGTTAGTATTGTAATATCTATCTGGATAGGGTACTGTTTATTTGAAGTAGTGAATCCGGCTGCGGCTTCCAGGCTGGCATGGGTATATACTATCAGAAGCCTGGCGCTGGTAATGCTGATGTATTTTATTTTCATGTACAACATCAGAAGTGTTCAGCTTATCCGCATTATCATTGGTATGTGGTTAACGCTGGCGTTTATTGCAGCTATCTATGCTTTTAAACAGGAATATATAGGGTTCTCCAGCTTTGAAGAAGCCTCGCTGGCCGACCCGCTTACAGCAGCATTGTATTTTATCGATGGCCACTGGCGTAAATTCAGCATATTCAGCGATCCCGTAGCTTTTTCTTATAATATGGCTATTTGCTGTCTGATGTGTGTGGCATTAATCTGGGGGCCTACTCCCAGGTGGCTAAAAGTAATATTGGGCATAATGATATTAGTGTATTTCCGGGCTATGTTATTTTCCGGTACACGGGGAGCTTATGTGTTAATTCCGGTAGCGATGTTGTTGTATTTCATATTGACATTTACCAAAAAACTGTTACCCTTTGCTATTTTTGGAGCGGTTGTTTTTATCATCCTGATAAAAATGCCTACACATAATCCCACCTTATATCGCTTTCAAACAGCCTTTGCGCCTTCTGATGACGCTTCTTATAATGTGAGAAAGCAAAACCAGAAGCGTGTTCAGCCTTATATATTAGCGCACCCTATTGGTGGTGGTTTAGGGGCTACAGGCGCCTGGGGAGTGAGGTTTGCTCCAGGATCGTTCCTGGCCAATTTTCCCCCGGATAGTGGCTATATGCGTGTTGCGGCCGAAATGGGTTGGGTGGGACTTTTCCTGTTTTGTATGCTCATGTTTGTAATTATGAAAACCGGCATCAATAACTTTTATAAGATAAGAGATCCGGAGTTGAAAAGCATGTGTCTTGGAATGACTTTGATTGTTTTTGCCTTGAATATCGGTAACTTCCCGCAGGAAGCTATTGTGCAGTACCCTACCAATATCTATTTTTACCTGGTAGCGGCGTTGATTAACGTAACCCTGCAATTAGACATTCAAAAGCGTGAAAATCAGGTCGTTTAA
- a CDS encoding TolC family protein produces MYGFRMTMADANVKKAKAGWFDILSFSYLYSPNNSTNIVNPSIFNGYQLGLVINFGSILTKAPAIKLAKEEKKFAEAEFAEYQLTIEAQVKQRYYLYVQYMAVVRLRGQSILDMEASLKDTRYRYEKGEATLAEYNTASTGLADQINAKITAEGNLLIAKSSLEEILGKKLEEIN; encoded by the coding sequence ATGTATGGATTCCGGATGACCATGGCCGATGCGAATGTTAAAAAGGCAAAGGCAGGATGGTTCGATATCCTGAGCTTCTCATACCTGTACAGCCCTAACAACAGTACAAACATTGTCAATCCCAGCATCTTTAATGGTTATCAGTTAGGTTTGGTGATCAACTTTGGAAGTATTCTTACCAAAGCACCTGCCATTAAACTGGCCAAAGAAGAGAAAAAGTTTGCCGAAGCCGAGTTTGCTGAATATCAGCTTACGATAGAGGCCCAGGTAAAACAGCGTTACTACCTGTATGTTCAATACATGGCAGTAGTTCGCTTGCGTGGCCAATCCATCCTGGATATGGAAGCGTCCTTAAAAGATACCCGATACCGGTATGAAAAAGGAGAAGCCACCCTGGCAGAGTATAACACCGCATCAACAGGATTAGCTGACCAGATTAACGCAAAAATAACAGCAGAGGGCAATTTGCTTATTGCCAAAAGCTCGCTGGAAGAAATATTAGGTAAAAAATTAGAAGAGATAAACTAA
- a CDS encoding GDP-mannose 4,6-dehydratase, translating to MKKALICGISGQDGGYIAKFLLQKGFEVYGGSRDAQMASFKNLDILGIKNQIQLISININDFRSTLQTIIKVKPDEIYNLAGQSSVGLSFEQPVETLESITIGTLNILEAIRFSNLPIKFYNAGSSECFGDTGEEAATEKTPFMPRSPYAVAKSTAFWLVNNYRESYQLFACTGILFNHDSPLRPERFVTKKIIAAACRIYKGSTEKLQLGNVEIARDWGWAPEYVEAMSLMLQQPQPDDYIIATGKTHKLVDFIDYTFKYLGMNWAEHVTVDNSLLRPADLKTGRANPQKAYDKLGWKAAFSMENVIENMIAFELERL from the coding sequence ATGAAGAAGGCGCTAATTTGTGGGATCTCTGGCCAGGACGGTGGATACATAGCTAAATTTCTACTGCAAAAAGGATTTGAAGTGTACGGAGGCTCCCGTGATGCCCAGATGGCTTCTTTTAAAAATCTTGATATTCTGGGTATTAAAAACCAGATTCAGCTCATCTCTATTAATATTAATGATTTCAGAAGCACGCTACAAACTATTATAAAGGTTAAACCCGATGAAATATACAATCTGGCAGGTCAAAGCTCTGTTGGCTTGTCTTTTGAACAACCAGTGGAAACCCTGGAAAGTATCACCATAGGTACTTTAAATATCCTGGAAGCCATCCGCTTTTCTAATTTACCCATCAAATTTTATAACGCAGGCTCCAGTGAATGCTTTGGAGATACCGGTGAAGAAGCGGCTACTGAAAAAACGCCGTTTATGCCCCGTAGCCCTTATGCAGTAGCTAAATCTACAGCTTTCTGGCTGGTGAACAACTACCGGGAATCTTATCAGCTCTTTGCCTGTACGGGCATTTTGTTTAACCACGACTCCCCTTTACGGCCTGAACGGTTTGTTACGAAGAAAATTATTGCCGCTGCCTGTCGTATATATAAAGGCTCAACAGAGAAGCTACAACTGGGTAATGTGGAAATAGCCCGTGATTGGGGCTGGGCGCCTGAATACGTAGAAGCGATGTCACTGATGTTACAACAACCACAGCCCGATGACTATATTATCGCAACAGGCAAAACACACAAGCTGGTTGATTTTATAGATTACACTTTCAAATACCTGGGAATGAACTGGGCCGAGCATGTGACAGTAGACAACTCGCTGTTGCGACCAGCAGACTTGAAAACAGGAAGGGCTAACCCGCAAAAAGCTTATGATAAGTTAGGTTGGAAAGCAGCATTTTCTATGGAAAATGTTATAGAAAATATGATCGCCTTTGAACTGGAGCGTTTGTAA
- a CDS encoding hemolysin family protein produces the protein MFFNLVVTLLLVALNGFFVAAEFAIVKVRASQLEIRVKTGNKTAALAKHIVLHLDGYLAATQLGITLASLGLGWIGEPVVSEMIISLVSIFNKTPNLELIHHISLPVAFAIITVLHIVFGELAPKSLAIQRSEKTTLLIAYPLQFFYTIFRPFIWLLNSIATVILKAIGITNTHGSEIHSSEELRYIVEQGRESGTIEEADFDIIINAFDFSGRMVKQVQIPRIQVTAVDLNTFNEEVLEKLIEDGYSRMPVYDKSFNDVKGIIYMKDILLKLRRKEPLDLRTITRPALFIPENMHIGKLLKEFQVKHHQMAIVVNEYGDVTGIVTMEDLLEELVGEIQDEYDNETPVVQQTGDKLYKVLASASLDDINELLPRPIEKEGQIVTLGGIVIFHLRRIPRLNDTVVIDNYEVTVVQMKMNSIVSLLVKDLN, from the coding sequence ATGTTTTTTAACCTGGTTGTTACCTTATTATTAGTTGCCTTAAACGGCTTTTTTGTGGCCGCAGAATTTGCTATTGTTAAAGTAAGAGCTTCACAGCTGGAAATAAGAGTTAAAACCGGCAATAAAACCGCAGCCCTCGCCAAACACATTGTTTTACATTTAGATGGCTACCTGGCAGCCACCCAATTAGGAATTACCCTGGCAAGTCTGGGGCTTGGCTGGATAGGCGAACCCGTGGTATCTGAAATGATCATCAGCCTGGTGTCTATTTTCAACAAAACACCTAATCTGGAACTGATTCATCACATTTCCCTTCCGGTAGCTTTTGCAATCATCACCGTTTTGCATATCGTGTTTGGAGAACTGGCACCTAAGTCACTGGCTATACAACGTTCAGAAAAAACAACTTTACTGATAGCCTACCCGTTACAGTTTTTCTATACTATTTTCCGTCCGTTCATCTGGTTATTAAACAGTATTGCCACTGTTATTTTAAAAGCCATAGGCATTACCAATACTCACGGATCGGAAATACACAGCAGTGAAGAGCTGCGCTATATTGTGGAACAAGGACGTGAAAGCGGTACTATTGAGGAAGCCGATTTTGATATCATTATCAATGCCTTTGATTTTTCAGGCCGCATGGTAAAGCAGGTGCAGATACCACGCATACAAGTTACCGCTGTAGACCTGAATACCTTTAATGAAGAAGTACTGGAAAAACTGATTGAAGATGGTTATTCCCGGATGCCTGTGTACGACAAATCGTTCAATGACGTAAAGGGTATTATTTATATGAAGGACATTCTGCTGAAACTGCGCAGGAAAGAACCTTTGGATTTAAGAACCATTACCCGCCCGGCATTATTTATTCCTGAAAACATGCACATTGGTAAGCTGCTAAAGGAATTTCAGGTGAAACACCACCAAATGGCTATTGTAGTAAATGAGTATGGCGATGTAACCGGTATTGTAACAATGGAAGATCTGCTGGAAGAGCTGGTAGGCGAAATACAGGATGAGTACGATAACGAAACACCGGTAGTACAACAAACAGGCGATAAATTATATAAAGTACTGGCATCCGCTTCTCTGGACGATATCAACGAATTATTACCACGCCCCATTGAAAAAGAAGGCCAGATAGTAACCCTGGGCGGAATTGTTATTTTTCATTTGCGCAGAATTCCCCGTTTAAATGATACAGTGGTAATTGACAATTATGAGGTAACAGTGGTGCAGATGAAAATGAACAGCATTGTAAGCCTGTTGGTGAAAGATCTGAACTAA